From a region of the Daphnia magna isolate NIES linkage group LG1, ASM2063170v1.1, whole genome shotgun sequence genome:
- the LOC116918203 gene encoding LOW QUALITY PROTEIN: uncharacterized protein LOC116918203 (The sequence of the model RefSeq protein was modified relative to this genomic sequence to represent the inferred CDS: inserted 2 bases in 1 codon), with translation MTTFATTATKTNQPLQLFTMFPPGGASTLKGFTAPAFGAAATTGASSADRHQFRAGQSQHGEEDAGSGANPMLPVFMVDGPTPPVRPVRHVQHASQWAESKTTVAPGLIVRSTTATVSTSQWSEYSTTLTEGLFQGQSSSTQFQTVRNSTTQSTTGAASNPTLMSSAQYLDDLQLPTQQLDLAAQLGKGSIARKGSLGGRRPPTVRYRRVNSQGSLPYEQQHQLLQQQEVVAAAPSTALXSVPTTNGTDPIRSGKNRTPPPRPPPPKFQQKPLEQQSAMLPAPVIPTLAPPATDWNSSRSGTPPSLPANSPPPLPDREDLDFVMDEGSSSASESSSTPHPGMTDVVEINDKESVGEDGEVVRRRTIITLGPRTVGGSPSAAGGSSSSINITLLNGGPVTSSPSSDLLATKAKPVTEQAVSSTTLDETHRSNARASAFNARRTIEQRRQQQQQEEEQEMQEPERSEPAATNVKTLPASTYLYGERGSPASSFGGSSLRTMSISMSFDDLDESNSNASITEQQRRSGGRNRSEAWYERRQSYGFEAADKLQSLLNTSGSSDVPSITGTAVSRSCDSLCSTVRSTSSAIEKMIPPWIKNPSPKQAEEETGKSPSGSSRLSYFEQSMDDVSADDESEDNRMKTKDAPSSATADRKPDGQPRRTPTPTSIQRSESSRSATNVLEEAEPIWLRDLRIRRSLRDGRRKPPVIKSPPPMETPIWLGVKLRPTGLSLVDPDPSVGPASSTCNLPSPTKPHHYTPIFTFTNTGTSSKIQQHLRNSRENLLASCSSSAERTPESNRRKSEERQAAVTSTFSASSIASSSESKEETAQTVIESSHSNNTTTFRLVPAKSSQKAASSSIVIVNSSRESLHSVGTVDSSSSFTCETASSSKLNHHRSIELMRMLEETPLVSTNGVPLRHDRTDSASAVNTETGSVYSMGDWTESSSAVASVKNSNEDLTQMNQSEGQRKAKKVAFGADVKEESDQKRSRPRRIRSRSPESRLREWQERLEEVKSTVIHHHQAGAVHQPTEFGTGMNPTASGSGLPLRRFGDDIKNLPESNTQTNSSTATSSTTSDTFRSLLQPRKPYAIVPPAGNPAVPVKESVIVDSCPPMMKAYSTSSSVEIPVSRPAPVVIRNGIVNFDSSVERKIVILEEKETIPAPKSILKKRSVENLLDIERNTNEPVVKPAVIAVTQAAVIPVLMTASQSVHSGITVSMTNQKKEPPPEHQEILPWRIHLKHVEQPPTIHSIPVQQQPEPEATAPPWRMDINRKKTPPFVARAPTPDNFFSRGRSPCSTTSESSTATIPGMSAAELIRNLRPNPVMMVARCQVKESVFRPTVSTDLEPETIILPLESDPSSVRADHGYHSLEPEAESSAIKRQQSSSVRQQTTVDETRTIDETIAQLNETIEEIRSLDVVRPEAEFERNGTNSTPTVQAPVCAAKMEIGNPSASSSPYPIKIDKPSAFYPALPHSKSGSKIPENRFIVREIRPSGSVQEARTFFQSTASGETTHHRSTVASNRRDSADGGRLAEAPEIKATNHQLQRLRETTKLLAEGHPQLRAELAVNARLNQPNETNPNVGRHINQNGDATTSQIPTSKTSPGQKRRQSFVMTSGVEHHDVEPTIPVVHHKPSESTELRDTSVEEVMSTFDSTIEEALSDNDQLRDSIIRKSSSVMTSTTFSSRSSTAATRLRTSSPNKTTQFTREENTSSFTCSSTPLSSGRSKPQPAKRSNSIELTSGMPEEKAALLVRKFFGNSVIETKMSRIAKTETIMEESSEFGCSSSFSEEKTLLEAAVEAFSSPSPQPPEAYECDDFFHRPSSEAEGMSTSSFGSVLDVMDTTTDDERSIRTTSSTTMTNTTRYSSCSERSVKLSDIINRPDRPSLLDSAVSSSCATPVTDEFSYATSESASIAISVSQTTTDSSSVGSDFSRSGSSSIRRNKTQRHPTVIRKDKNSLPAVSVKSSTRTPPSRSRCGASSSQSRGANHRSSASASPSTSSTSGLRRRSNGSGSSKSAGDPAKASTSANRSGGSKSVHCAPVAAPVRPPRTLQQVNQSTEVKKRSVRTSSSGSTLRNATAASSAKIPTCSARKSPGSQADRKTSVSASAGGTPLANRTNRLVTITSYKGRNSASVKPDDASAVSGIKVTPVAVGSGHYKIRMDQRIAAAAAEKASKTTTKKTTTSQRSNGIKTTTTTLEKRSNTTSSSRNTTVKPDK, from the exons AGGAGGCCGCCCACTGTCCGATATCGTCGAGTTAACAGTCAAGGATCGCTGCCGTACGAGCAACAACATCAGCTGTTGCAACAACAAGAAGTCGTTGCAGCGGCACCTTCTACGGCACT GTCCGTCCCAACGACGAACGGAACGGATCCCATCCGCAGCGGTAAAAATAGAACACCTCCGCCTCGACCTCCGCCGCCAAAGTTCCAGCAGAAACCGCTGGAACAACAAAGCGCAATGTTACCAGCTCCAGTCATTCCGACTTTAGCGCCACCGGCCACCGACTGGAACAGCAGTCGATCCGGCACTCCGCCTTCTCTTCCGGCCAACAGCCCACCACCTCTTCCCGATCGGGAAGACTTGGATTTCGTCATGGATGAAGGGTCCTCTTCCGCTTCCGAGTCTTCGTCCACTCCACATCCGGGCATGACGGATGTCGTTGAAATCAACGACAAGGAGTCGGTTGGAGAGGACGGCGAAGTTGTTCGAAGACGGACCATCATCACGTTAGGCCCGCGAACGGTTGGCGGATCTCCATCCGCCGCTGGTGGATCTTCCAGTAGCATCAACATCACTTTGCTCAACGGCGGGCCAGTCACATCCAGTCCGTCGAGCGATTTGCTTGCGACCAAAGCGAAACCTGTGACGGAACAGGCCGTTTCGAGCACAACGCTGGACGAAACGCACCGCTCCAATGCTCGGGCCAGCGCTTTCAATGCCCGTCGAACCATCGAGCAACGACgtcagcaacagcagcaagaAGAAGAGCAGGAAATGCAAGAACCGGAACGTTCAGAACCGGCGGCGACCAATGTCAAGACCCTACCGGCGTCGACGTACCTTTATGGCGAAAGGGGCAGTCCGGCCTCCAGTTTCGGGGGTTCATCGTTGCGAACCATGTCGATCTCGATGTCGTTCGACGATCTCGACGAGTCGAATAGCAACGCGTCCATCACGGAACAGCAACGTCGATCGGGCGGCCGGAACAGGTCGGAAGCGTGGTACGAACGCCGCCAATCGTACGGATTCGAAGCGGCCGATAAGCTTCAGAGTTTGCTCAACACTTCCGGCAGTTCGGATGTGCCTTCCATCACTGGAACGGCCGTCAGTCGCTCCTGTGACAGCCTCTGCTCCACCGTCCGTTCGACGTCCAGCGCCATCGAGAAAATGATTCCGCCATGGATCAAGAATCCATCGCCCAAACAGGCGGAAGAGGAGACGGGCAAATCGCCCAGCGGATCGTCCCGTCTCTCGTATTTCGAGCAATCGATGGACGATGTGTCCGCTGATGACGAGTCGGAAGATAACCGGATGAAGACGAAAGACGCGCCTTCATCCGCGACGGCTGATCGCAAACCTGATGGCCAGCCGAGACGGACGCCTACGCCGACTTCCATCCAGCGCTCGGAGAGCAGCCGCTCGGCCACCAATGTGCTGGAAGAGGCGGAACCGATTTGGCTGCGAGATTTGAGAATCCGGCGGAGTCTGCGCGATGGACGCCGGAAACCGCCCGTCATCAAGTCTCCACCCCCGATGGAAACGCCCATTTGGCTGGGCGTTAAACTCCGTCCTACCGGACTTTCTCTCGTCGATCCGGATCCTTCCGTCGGACCCGCTTCCTCCACTTGCAACTTACCATCCCCTACCAAACCGCATCACTACACGCCCATATTCACGTTCACTAACACCGGAACGAGCAGCAAGATCCAGCAGCACTTGCGCAACTCCCGCGAAAACCTTCTGGCCAGTTGCAGCAGCTCTGCGGAGCGGACACCGGAATCGAACCGCAGGAAATCGGAAGAAAGGCAAGCGGCCGTGACGAGCACGTTCTCCGCTTCGAGCATCGCGTCTTCCAGCGAATCCAAAGAAGAAACGGCCCAGACGGTCATCGAATCCAGTCACAGCAACAACACGACCACGTTCCGCTTGGTGCCGGCCAAGTCCAGCCAGAAAGCGGCGTCCAGTTCGATTGTGATCGTCAACTCGTCGAGGGAGAGTTTGCACAGCGTCGGCACGGTGGATTCGTCCTCGTCGTTTACGTGCGAAACGGCGTCCAGCAGTAAATTGAATCATCACAGATCCATCGAATTGATGCGGATGCTGGAAGAGACGCCCCTGGTGTCTACTAACGGCGTTCCGCTGCGACACGATCGAACGGATTCGGCCTCCGCCGTCAACACGGAAACGGGTTCCGTTTATTCGATGGGCGACTGGACGGAATCCAGCTCGGCCGTCGCATCCGTCAAGAATTCCAACGAGGATCTGACGCAAATGAATCAATCGGAAGGCCAGCGGAAGGCCAAAAAAGTGGCCTTCGGCGCCGACGTCAAGGAGGAGAGCGATCAGAAGAGGTCGAGACCTCGGCGGATACGTTCCAGGAGCCCGGAATCGCGTCTCCGCGAATGGCAGGAGAGATTGGAGGAGGTCAAATCGACCGTTATCCACCACCACCAAGCCGGGGCTGTCCATCAGCCGACCGAGTTTGGAACAGGAATGAATCCGACGGCATCCGGCAGCGGTTTGCCGCTGCGGCGGTTCGGTGACGACATCAAAAATCTTCCGGAATCGAATACGCAGACGAACAGCTCGACCGCGACGTCTTCCACGACGAGCGACACGTTCCGCTCTTTACTGCAGCCGAGGAAACCCTACGCCATTGTCCCTCCGGCTGGCAATCCAGCTGTTCCAGTGAAGGAATCGGTGATCGTCGACAGCTGTCCGCCCATGATGAAAGCTTATTCTACGTCATCTTCGGTAGAAATTCCGGTGTCCAGGCCGGCACCGGTGGTCATCCGCAATGGAATCGTCAATTTCGATTCGTCCGTGGAGCGGAAGATCGTCATTTTGGAGGAAAAGGAAACAATTCCGGCTCCGAAAAGCATCTTGAAAAAGAGGAGCGTTGAGAATTTGCTGGACATTGAGCGGAACACCAACGAGCCTGTAGTTAAGCCGGCCGTTATTGCAGTTACTCAGGCAGCGGTCATTCCGGTTCTGATGACGGCCAGTCAATCCGTTCATTCCGGAATTACCGTTTCTATGACCAATCAGAAGAAAGAACCTCCGCCGGAGCACCAGGAAATCCTACCGTGGCGGATTCATTTGAAGCACGTGGAACAACCGCCAACGATACACTCGATTCCGGTGCAGCAACAGCCAGAGCCGGAAGCCACCGCGCCTCCGTGGAGGATGGATATCAACCGGAAGAAGACTCCGCCGTTTGTGGCCAGAGCTCCGACGCCGGACAATTTTTTCTCGCGCGGAAGATCGCCGTGTTCCACGACATCCGAGTCTTCAACGGCCACCATTCCGGGCATGTCGGCGGCCGAGCTGATCCGCAATCTCCGCCCCAACCCCGTCATGATGGTGGCTCGTTGCCAAGTCAAAGAATCCGTCTTCCGGCCAACAGTTTCCACGGATCTGGAACCGGAGACGATCATTTTGCCGTTGGAATCGGATCCTTCATCCGTCAGGGCTGACCACGGCTACCATTCCCTAGAGCCGGAAGCGGAATCCAGCGCCATCAAGAGGCAGCAATCGTCTTCCGTTCGGCAGCAGACGACGGTGGATGAAACGAGAACAATCGACGAGACAATTGCGCAGCTTAACGAAACCATCGAAGAGATCCGTTCGCTCGACGTCGTCCGCCCGGAAGCGGAATTCGAACGAAACGGCACCAATTCAACTCCGACCGTTCAGGCTCCTGTCTGTGCCGCCAAAATGGAGATCGGCAATCCGTCGGCCAGCAGCAGTCCTTACCCCATCAAAATAGATAAGCCGAGTGCCTTTTATCCAGCACTTCCGCATTCCAAGAGCGGTTCCAAAATTCCGGAAAATCGGTTCATCGTTCGCGAAATCCGACCTTCTGGCAGTGTCCAGGAGGCTCGTACTTTCTTCCAGTCGACGGCATCCGGCGAAACGACGCACCATCGTTCAACAG TGGCTTCGAATCGCCGTGATTCAGCGGATGGCGGCCGACTCGCGGAAGCGCCTGAAATCAAAGCGACTAATCATCAGCTGCAGCGATTGCGGGAAACCACCAAGCTACTGGCGGAAGGGCATCCGCAGCTGCGGGCGGAGTTGGCCGTCAATGCCAGACTGAACCAACCGAACGAAACCAACCCTAACGTGGGCCGCCACATCAACCAAAATGGCGACGCGACGACGTCGCAGATTCCAACCAGTAAAACAAGCCCAGGGCAAAAGAGGCGGCAATCGTTCGTGATGACCTCGGGAGTCGAACATCACGACGTTGAGCCAACCATTCCCGTTGTCCATCATAAACCATCCG AATCGACCGAGTTGAGGGACACGAGCGTCGAAGAAGTGATGAGCACGTTCGACTCAACGATAGAAGAAGCTCTCTCGGATAATGACCAATTGAGGGATTCAATCATCCGCAAGAGCAGTTCCGTCATGACGTCCACCACGTTCAGCAGCCGATCCAGCACGGCAGCCACTCGATTGCGGACGTCTTCTCCAAACAAAACGACGCAGTTTACGAGAGAGGAGAACACATCGTCTTTCACGTGCAGTTCAACACCCCTGTCTTCCGGTCGAAGCAAACCGCAGCCGGCCAAGAGGTCGAATTCGATCGAGTTGACATCCGGCATGCCGGAAGAGAAGGCCGCTCTTTTGGTGCGTAAATTCTTCGGCAATTCCGTCATCGAGACGAAGATGTCGCGCATCGCAAAGACGGAAACGATCATGGAAGAATCCAGCGAGTTCGGATGCTCTTCTTCGTTTAGCGAAGAGAAAACTCTGCTGGAAGCGGCGGTGGAAGCGTTTTCTTCTCCATCGCCACAGCCGCCGGAAGCCTACGAATGTGACGATTTCTTCCATCGTCCATCCAGCGAAGCGGAAGGGATGAGCACCTCGTCCTTCGGATCGGTCCTGGACGTCATGGACACGACGACCGATGATGAACGAAGCATCCGCACCACGTCCTCCACGACGATGACCAACACGACGCGCTACTCGAGTTGCAGCGAGCGAAGCGTCAAACTCAGCGACATCATCAATCGTCCGGATCGGCCGTCATTGCTGGATTCGGCCGTCTCATCTTCATGTGCCACTCCGGTTACGGATGAATTCTCTTATGCCACTTCGGAATCGGCTTCCATCGCCATTAGCGTTTCTCAGACGACAACGGACTCATCGTCCGTGGGATCTGACTTTTCCAGGTCGGGATCCAGCAGCATCCGCAGGAATAAAACTCAACGGCATCCAACTGTGATCAGGAAAGATAAGAACAGCCTTCCGGCTGTATCTGTCAAGTCTTCGACGAGAACGCCGCCCAGCAGAAGTCGATGCGGGGCTAGTAGTTCTCAATCCAGGGGAGCAAATCATCGATCCAGCGCGTCCGCTTCGCCATCTACCAGCTCAACGTCGGGACTCCGGCGCCGCTCCAATGGCAGCGGTAGCTCGAAATCAGCTGGCGATCCGGCGAAAGCATCGACATCGGCCAACAGATCCGGCGGAAGCAAAAGCGTTCATTGCGCACCTGTGGCGGCACCTGTTCGACCTCCGCGTACACTCCAGCAGGTCAACCAGTCAACGGAAGTGAAAAAGAGGAGCGTGCGCACGTCGAGCAGTGGCAGTACGCTCCGGAATGCAACTGCGGCCTCATCCGCCAAGATCCCGACATGTTCCGCCAGGAAATCTCCAGGCTCTCAGGCTGATCGTAAGACATCGGTCAGCGCTTCGGCCGGTGGAACTCCTCTGGCCAATAGGACGAACCGTCTAGTGACCATCACATCCTACAAGGGTAGGAATTCCGCATCAGTCAAACCGGATGATGCTTCGG CCGTGAGCGGAATCAAAGTGACTCCGGTTGCAGTGGGTTCGGGACACTATAAAATCCGCATGGATCAGAGGATTGCAGCCGCAGCTGCGGAGAAGGCTTCCAAGACGACAACTAAAAAAACCACCACATC ACAACGATCTAATGGAATCAAAACGACGACAACGACGTTGGAGAAACGATCAAACACGACATCCAGCAGCCGAAATACGACAGTCAAACCTGACAAATGA